Proteins from a genomic interval of Treponema brennaborense DSM 12168:
- a CDS encoding sugar ABC transporter permease encodes MVATIIHIVLILTAFMVLYPIAFTIGAAFTKSNSLAATSIVPWPKEPSLYQFQRLLTPSDQIVPGTTNIRGTNYLVWYRNTLKIAVMNTILTVIVCSTAGYIFSRFKFPLRKPMMASMVVLQMFPSFIGMIATYVILWRINGLNTHWGLVLVYATGSIPMNSWLMKGYFDTVSKNIEEAARVDGATPFVTYTRIILPSVRPMIMFLTLMSFTGPWMDFIFPRLVLRSDDKKTLAVGLFELINGRANDNFTMFAAGALLVAIPFAILFLAGQNVMLQSLAGDGVKE; translated from the coding sequence ATGGTCGCTACGATCATTCATATCGTATTGATTCTGACCGCGTTTATGGTGCTGTATCCGATTGCGTTCACTATCGGAGCCGCGTTTACCAAATCGAATTCGCTTGCCGCGACCAGCATCGTGCCGTGGCCAAAAGAACCGTCGCTCTATCAGTTTCAGCGGCTTCTGACGCCGTCAGACCAGATCGTCCCGGGAACGACGAACATACGCGGAACGAATTATCTGGTGTGGTACCGGAACACGCTCAAAATAGCAGTCATGAATACGATTCTGACTGTCATCGTATGCAGTACCGCAGGATACATTTTTTCACGATTCAAGTTTCCGCTGCGTAAACCGATGATGGCGTCGATGGTCGTCCTGCAGATGTTTCCGTCGTTTATCGGAATGATTGCAACCTACGTTATCCTGTGGCGCATCAACGGACTGAACACGCATTGGGGCTTGGTGCTCGTGTACGCAACGGGAAGCATTCCGATGAACTCCTGGCTGATGAAAGGGTACTTCGACACCGTTTCAAAAAATATCGAAGAGGCGGCGCGCGTCGACGGTGCCACGCCGTTCGTAACGTATACGCGCATCATTCTGCCGTCCGTTCGGCCGATGATCATGTTCCTGACGCTGATGAGTTTTACCGGTCCGTGGATGGATTTCATTTTTCCGCGTCTGGTATTGCGCAGCGACGATAAAAAAACGCTCGCCGTCGGTCTGTTCGAGCTTATCAACGGACGTGCGAACGATAACTTTACCATGTTCGCCGCGGGTGCGCTGCTGGTTGCGATTCCGTTCGCAATTCTGTTTTTGGCAGGACAGAACGTCATGCTCCAGTCCCTGGCGGGCGACGGCGTCAAGGAGTAG
- a CDS encoding alpha-amylase family glycosyl hydrolase has product MNKSHIYRRFLTFLTFSVLIPLLCLSCASNEPAAIDPEKAVYRLSPVTRSAEKPSQGVYYCIFVRSFADSDGDGIGDFRGLTEKLDYLNDGNDSTTDDLGVTGIWLMPMFPSQSYHGYNVDDYYAVNPDYGTMADFEYFLKEADSRGISVIIDMTCNHSSVYTDWFISSRDPDSPYRDWYRWANEDDAGYNLKQKIWGHNVWNKDPKTGTYYAGLFENGMPDFNLANPEVRAEFKKIVSFWMDKGVSGFRFDAAGHVFNSAKLKAGESSQEQAVGWWKEICGYIAAENPDAYNVGEVWEPASTRAVYTAGLKSTFHFDLGTAIVDTIRAEDGGKNNLANMLYGDYQLYAKQNAEYIDAPFLTNHDQNRISGMLKGDFTKLKLAASLYILAEGVPFMYYGEEIGLMGAKPDEQIRTPMLWNAPGKDALQTTWIDSKYNKKTVPVAAQRKDEDSLLQYYKRLIRVKTAHSALYEGRLTPVWTGEPELISWVMESDAERAFVIHNVSSEAMTAALPAEAGAEDLQLVFATYSDTSVSADGYITVSPYGSAVLAASR; this is encoded by the coding sequence ATGAATAAATCGCATATATATAGAAGGTTTTTAACATTTTTAACGTTTTCCGTACTGATTCCGCTGCTGTGCCTGTCGTGTGCGTCGAACGAACCCGCCGCGATCGACCCTGAAAAAGCGGTATATCGGCTCTCGCCGGTAACGCGAAGCGCGGAAAAACCGTCGCAGGGCGTGTATTATTGTATTTTCGTCCGATCGTTCGCCGATTCCGACGGCGACGGTATCGGTGACTTCCGCGGATTGACGGAAAAACTCGACTACTTGAACGACGGTAACGATTCTACGACGGACGATCTCGGCGTTACCGGCATTTGGCTGATGCCGATGTTCCCGTCGCAGTCGTACCACGGTTACAATGTGGACGATTATTACGCGGTCAATCCCGATTACGGTACGATGGCGGATTTTGAGTATTTTCTGAAAGAAGCCGATTCGCGCGGAATTTCGGTTATCATCGACATGACGTGCAATCATTCGTCCGTGTACACCGACTGGTTTATCAGCTCCCGTGATCCGGATAGTCCGTACCGCGATTGGTATCGTTGGGCGAATGAAGACGATGCCGGTTACAATCTGAAACAGAAAATTTGGGGGCACAACGTGTGGAACAAAGACCCCAAAACGGGAACGTATTACGCGGGACTCTTTGAAAACGGTATGCCCGATTTCAATCTGGCGAATCCCGAAGTTCGCGCCGAATTCAAAAAAATCGTTTCTTTTTGGATGGATAAAGGCGTTTCCGGCTTCCGCTTCGACGCAGCCGGTCACGTGTTCAACAGTGCAAAATTGAAAGCGGGCGAATCGTCTCAGGAACAGGCCGTCGGCTGGTGGAAAGAGATTTGCGGGTATATCGCTGCGGAAAATCCCGACGCGTACAACGTGGGTGAAGTGTGGGAACCGGCTTCCACGCGCGCCGTGTATACGGCGGGACTCAAATCGACGTTTCACTTTGATTTGGGTACGGCGATCGTCGACACGATTCGGGCAGAAGACGGCGGCAAAAACAATCTTGCCAACATGCTTTACGGCGATTATCAGCTGTACGCAAAGCAGAACGCCGAATATATCGACGCGCCTTTTTTGACCAATCACGATCAGAACCGTATTTCGGGAATGCTCAAAGGTGATTTTACTAAACTGAAGCTCGCCGCTTCCCTGTATATTCTTGCCGAAGGCGTTCCGTTCATGTATTACGGAGAAGAAATCGGCTTGATGGGGGCGAAACCCGACGAGCAGATTCGCACGCCGATGCTCTGGAACGCGCCGGGTAAAGACGCGTTACAGACGACTTGGATAGATTCCAAATATAACAAAAAAACGGTTCCGGTCGCCGCACAGCGGAAAGACGAAGATTCGCTGCTGCAGTATTATAAGCGGCTTATCCGGGTCAAAACGGCTCATTCGGCGCTGTACGAAGGCCGCCTGACTCCGGTATGGACGGGCGAACCGGAACTCATTTCTTGGGTTATGGAAAGTGACGCGGAAAGAGCGTTCGTGATTCATAACGTATCGTCCGAAGCGATGACTGCCGC
- a CDS encoding carbohydrate ABC transporter permease — MDNRKTAISAGIMKKAPIASACFMGLGQILYLKQYIRGFMLAAAEAVMLFFMLFNPATMSFNGRGPVIQSLIGLITLGDPHPELPVKFRDHSIFMMITGLIVFICCALYVCLYVYNIRDARKSAAQLVSKQRYPSLRETHDNLQEKAFPYMGILPVVILIAFFTIIPLLFAALVAFTNYSSPDHIPPNNLVDWVGFENFQTMFTRMGDGSATNAWFGAFCRVAVWTLVWAFASTVTCYFVGMFFAVLLKDNRIKISAFYRTIFILPYAIPSMLTLFIWQNLLNGTFGPINRTLIALGVISNPIPWLSDPNMARLTLILVNIWIGFPYSMILITSNMTAIPSQLYEAATIDGANKWQQFRSVTFPLVLYQTMPILIMQFAGNINNFGAVFFLTAGDPKLSDTITTQAGATDLFISWIYKLTYNTPNMYNLASVLSILVFVVLVPFAVYNFTHTKSFKDGEI; from the coding sequence ATGGATAATCGGAAAACCGCTATCAGCGCGGGTATAATGAAAAAAGCTCCTATCGCGTCCGCTTGTTTTATGGGATTGGGGCAGATACTGTATTTGAAACAATATATCCGCGGCTTTATGCTCGCGGCGGCGGAAGCGGTCATGTTGTTTTTCATGTTGTTCAATCCCGCGACGATGAGCTTTAACGGCCGCGGTCCCGTTATTCAATCTCTTATCGGCCTTATTACGCTGGGAGATCCGCACCCGGAATTACCGGTTAAATTCCGCGATCATTCGATTTTCATGATGATTACCGGTCTCATCGTTTTTATCTGCTGCGCCCTGTACGTCTGCCTGTACGTTTACAATATCCGCGACGCGCGGAAATCGGCGGCGCAGCTTGTGAGCAAACAGCGCTATCCTTCCTTGAGGGAAACTCACGACAACCTTCAGGAAAAGGCTTTTCCGTATATGGGTATTCTGCCCGTCGTTATTCTGATTGCATTCTTTACGATCATACCGTTGCTTTTCGCCGCGCTCGTCGCGTTTACGAACTATTCTTCTCCCGATCACATTCCGCCGAACAATCTGGTAGATTGGGTCGGATTTGAAAACTTTCAAACGATGTTTACCCGCATGGGAGACGGCTCCGCGACTAACGCCTGGTTCGGCGCGTTCTGCCGCGTCGCCGTATGGACGCTCGTGTGGGCGTTCGCTTCTACCGTAACGTGTTATTTCGTCGGTATGTTCTTCGCCGTTTTGCTGAAAGACAACCGCATAAAAATATCGGCTTTTTACCGAACCATTTTCATTCTGCCGTACGCGATTCCTTCAATGCTCACGTTGTTTATTTGGCAGAACCTGCTGAACGGGACGTTCGGCCCCATCAACCGGACGCTGATTGCGTTGGGAGTCATTTCAAATCCCATTCCGTGGCTGTCCGATCCGAATATGGCGCGTCTGACGCTGATTCTGGTTAACATCTGGATCGGCTTTCCGTACAGTATGATCCTGATTACGTCCAACATGACCGCCATTCCGTCGCAGCTGTACGAAGCGGCTACTATCGACGGCGCCAACAAATGGCAGCAGTTCCGTTCCGTAACGTTTCCGCTCGTATTGTATCAGACGATGCCGATCCTGATCATGCAGTTCGCGGGCAATATCAACAACTTCGGCGCCGTATTCTTCCTGACTGCCGGCGACCCGAAGCTCAGCGACACGATTACGACGCAGGCCGGTGCAACCGACTTGTTCATATCGTGGATATACAAGCTGACGTACAACACGCCGAACATGTACAATCTCGCTTCGGTACTTTCGATTCTGGTTTTCGTCGTATTGGTGCCGTTTGCCGTTTATAACTTTACTCATACAAAATCTTTTAAGGATGGTGAAATATGA
- a CDS encoding alpha-amylase family glycosyl hydrolase produces the protein MKNGRKRSTGMMTAGCLVLTALLFASCASGMQEKPGTADADSLMSAAPGSFENAAPDNLDAVIALNQKLAPASDEFIIYYVRGDKNYEPWALWMWALPGGDGAAAWDYTQHWNVENGIGYMRYNLDGSSTGGTVPVSADGNIGLIVRQKADWIKDGNDDRVWNVNTSNAAVVFSGDMNTYAVKGYKPRVTEAILVTPTQIRLTLSGRFALDTDGGASGFSVASKTGTDFAVAQVFNTDSPENSVYNYTKHVTITLAQSAGAADALIVSNPAFEGAKEVDSTKLAVQLAESAVPGTDAVLGMSYDSRNKSASFTLWAPTSSAAHLNLYRSDRAAAADYTVPMTLDAASGVWSCTFAQVDPDGLFYDFTLTNAKGTVTVLDPYARSMAAYRNQGGSGRAAVVDMNSAKALPAGGMNAPFVSLAQREDAIIYEMSVRDFTISADSGVSAKKGTYTAFIEKIPYLKELGITHVQLMPVQNFYFTDETKQSYESSGTVNNNNYNWGYDPHNYFTPEGWYAQNPSDPYSRVAELRTLINECHKAGIGVLLDVVYNHMAGTSFLDDIVPGYFFRTNAQGKFTSNSGCGNDVATERTMARKLIVDSIRYWVEEYKVDGFRFDLMGLIDTQTVLDGYAAARAINADTLFEGEGWKMYNGEKGTVGMDQNYMIKTDSVAVFNDEFRDLIKAGGFNEAGQGFITKKGINTDRLFKNVIGQPVANYRADDPGDNLQYIAAHDGLTLHDSISHNARLDERVPAQKAELISRIKLGNFFIMTSQGLAFMHGGQERGRTKPNVTGASNECVGNFVRNSYDSSDNINQIVWSLDGDYRKLLDYTKNLIALRKNFDVFRIGDMAKVTAAASKLDSPENSNLTLGYSLKWNDGTWFVLINAESKPMTFALPVNASAALVFADADGAYLDGLSAADASGVSVNGNAVTIAALTAAVIRVK, from the coding sequence ATGAAAAACGGAAGAAAAAGATCAACCGGTATGATGACGGCCGGCTGTTTGGTGCTTACCGCGCTGCTGTTTGCCTCGTGCGCATCCGGTATGCAGGAAAAACCGGGAACTGCCGACGCGGATTCTCTTATGTCGGCTGCGCCGGGAAGTTTTGAAAACGCGGCGCCCGATAATCTCGATGCGGTCATCGCGTTGAATCAAAAACTCGCACCCGCGTCGGATGAGTTTATCATATATTACGTTCGCGGTGATAAAAATTACGAACCGTGGGCGCTGTGGATGTGGGCGCTGCCCGGCGGAGACGGTGCCGCCGCGTGGGATTACACGCAGCACTGGAACGTCGAAAACGGTATCGGTTACATGCGCTACAACCTTGACGGTTCGTCGACTGGCGGCACCGTTCCCGTTTCCGCCGACGGAAACATCGGTCTCATCGTTCGCCAAAAGGCGGACTGGATTAAAGACGGAAACGACGACCGCGTCTGGAACGTCAACACGTCGAACGCCGCCGTCGTGTTTTCGGGCGATATGAACACGTACGCGGTCAAAGGGTATAAACCACGCGTAACCGAAGCGATTCTGGTAACTCCGACGCAGATCCGGCTCACGCTCAGCGGCCGTTTTGCCCTCGATACCGACGGCGGCGCTTCCGGTTTTTCGGTTGCGTCCAAGACGGGAACGGATTTCGCCGTGGCGCAGGTGTTCAATACGGACAGTCCCGAGAATTCGGTTTACAATTACACTAAACACGTTACGATCACGCTTGCGCAGAGCGCCGGCGCCGCCGACGCACTGATCGTTTCAAATCCTGCATTTGAAGGAGCAAAAGAAGTGGATTCTACGAAACTGGCGGTTCAGCTTGCCGAATCAGCCGTTCCCGGAACGGACGCCGTGCTCGGTATGAGTTACGACAGCCGGAACAAGTCCGCCTCGTTCACGTTGTGGGCGCCGACTTCATCCGCGGCTCATCTCAATTTGTACCGTTCCGACCGTGCTGCGGCCGCCGACTATACGGTTCCGATGACGCTCGATGCGGCTTCCGGCGTTTGGTCGTGCACGTTCGCTCAGGTTGATCCCGACGGTCTTTTTTACGATTTTACGCTTACCAACGCCAAAGGTACGGTAACCGTACTCGATCCGTACGCCCGTTCCATGGCGGCTTACCGGAATCAAGGCGGCAGCGGCCGTGCGGCAGTTGTGGATATGAATTCGGCAAAAGCGCTGCCGGCGGGCGGTATGAACGCTCCGTTCGTCAGCCTTGCGCAGCGTGAAGACGCAATCATTTACGAAATGTCCGTCCGCGATTTTACGATCAGCGCCGATTCGGGTGTTTCCGCAAAAAAAGGAACCTACACTGCGTTTATCGAAAAGATTCCCTATCTGAAGGAACTCGGTATCACGCACGTTCAGCTGATGCCGGTGCAGAATTTCTATTTTACCGATGAAACGAAGCAGTCGTATGAAAGTTCCGGTACGGTGAACAACAACAATTACAACTGGGGATACGATCCGCACAACTATTTTACGCCGGAAGGTTGGTACGCGCAAAATCCGTCCGACCCGTATTCGCGCGTCGCCGAACTGCGTACGCTGATCAACGAGTGCCATAAAGCCGGCATCGGCGTACTGCTCGACGTCGTGTACAACCATATGGCCGGAACCTCGTTCCTGGACGACATCGTTCCCGGATACTTTTTCCGAACGAACGCACAGGGCAAGTTTACCAGTAATTCCGGCTGCGGTAACGACGTCGCCACGGAACGCACGATGGCGCGCAAACTGATTGTCGATTCCATCCGCTACTGGGTTGAAGAATATAAAGTCGACGGTTTCCGGTTCGACTTGATGGGGCTTATCGACACGCAGACCGTACTCGACGGATACGCCGCCGCCCGTGCGATCAACGCCGACACGCTGTTTGAAGGCGAAGGCTGGAAGATGTACAACGGCGAAAAAGGTACCGTCGGCATGGATCAGAATTATATGATCAAAACCGACAGCGTGGCCGTTTTCAACGACGAATTTCGCGATTTAATCAAAGCCGGCGGATTTAACGAAGCAGGTCAGGGTTTTATCACCAAAAAAGGAATCAACACCGACCGTCTGTTCAAAAACGTAATCGGTCAGCCGGTCGCCAATTACCGTGCCGACGATCCGGGCGACAACTTGCAGTATATCGCGGCGCACGACGGACTTACGCTGCACGACAGTATTTCGCACAACGCGCGCCTTGACGAACGGGTGCCCGCCCAGAAAGCGGAACTCATCAGCCGTATAAAACTCGGTAATTTTTTCATCATGACGTCGCAGGGGCTCGCGTTCATGCACGGCGGACAGGAACGCGGCCGTACGAAGCCGAACGTTACCGGCGCGTCGAACGAATGCGTGGGTAATTTCGTGCGCAACAGCTACGATTCTTCGGATAATATCAATCAGATCGTGTGGTCGCTGGACGGCGATTACCGGAAACTGCTCGATTATACCAAAAACCTGATCGCGCTGCGTAAAAACTTCGACGTGTTCCGCATCGGCGATATGGCGAAAGTAACCGCCGCCGCGTCCAAACTCGACTCACCCGAAAACAGCAATCTGACGCTCGGGTATTCGCTCAAATGGAACGACGGCACCTGGTTCGTTCTGATCAACGCCGAATCGAAGCCGATGACGTTCGCTTTGCCGGTCAACGCTTCCGCCGCCCTCGTCTTTGCGGACGCCGACGGCGCGTACTTGGACGGGCTTTCTGCCGCCGACGCTTCAGGTGTTTCGGTAAACGGAAACGCGGTAACGATCGCAGCGCTCACCGCTGCGGTAATTCGCGTAAAATAA
- a CDS encoding alpha-amylase family glycosyl hydrolase, producing the protein MQTNGIFNWCGSKSYVSPRHSAIKIENIHNSLSGLQPGWFRDCAFYHIWIKGFCDSNGDGVGDLPGIVSRLDYIKERLGCDAIWLSPVFDCGGKGAAADSNMHGYDTVDYYSVNPLFGTDEQLDTLLSEAHKRNIKVIFDFVPNHTAVTHPWFVDSARGLNGKSDWYVWNNEPLDGWVPMGANPHTWFSPEKTADVLLNEPMYETQRKSLSALKSGVNCKRYYYGAFGPVMPDLNYRNAEVREEMKNVVRYWLNRGFDGIRVDAVRYLVEETGADGAFGADTIDTAETHRFFAELRRDVIDAYAQLGYPKCMVAEANMHGDRTLLESYFGTPEAPEFSMLFDFDFAAAVYQMVTGFDSFAPAAGFMKETGRKRLPALSVKACFLSNHDNPADRPASVYAEPNRLKLATAISLLLPAVPFIYYGNEIALENAPGYTGMHDIRFRNAFDFAEAERQCSVPDSLLALHRSLLVLRREHPALRRGDLVPLYSPYRAITAYYVTFEKDAAVCVFNNGTEPLEEIPLHPANGTVPNFRFACAYSSEPSVSRTLDVRQSENARPYAVLSGLPAAAFAVFVPITNC; encoded by the coding sequence ATGCAGACAAACGGGATATTCAACTGGTGCGGCAGCAAGTCTTACGTAAGCCCGCGCCATTCGGCGATAAAAATTGAAAATATTCACAATTCGCTTTCCGGATTACAGCCGGGTTGGTTTCGCGACTGCGCGTTTTATCATATTTGGATAAAAGGTTTTTGCGATTCAAACGGAGACGGGGTAGGCGACCTTCCGGGTATCGTTTCCCGGCTCGATTATATAAAGGAACGGCTCGGCTGCGACGCGATCTGGCTTTCTCCGGTGTTCGACTGCGGCGGCAAAGGCGCTGCGGCGGACAGTAACATGCACGGTTATGATACCGTCGATTATTATTCGGTAAATCCCCTGTTCGGCACGGACGAACAGTTAGACACGCTTCTTTCAGAAGCTCATAAACGCAATATAAAAGTCATTTTCGATTTCGTACCGAACCATACGGCGGTAACGCACCCCTGGTTCGTCGATTCCGCGCGCGGCTTGAACGGAAAATCGGATTGGTACGTTTGGAACAACGAGCCGCTCGACGGCTGGGTTCCCATGGGAGCCAATCCGCACACCTGGTTTAGCCCCGAAAAAACGGCGGATGTACTGCTGAACGAACCGATGTACGAAACCCAGCGTAAATCGCTCTCCGCGTTGAAGTCGGGCGTAAACTGCAAACGGTATTACTACGGGGCGTTCGGGCCTGTCATGCCCGATTTGAATTACCGCAACGCCGAAGTACGTGAAGAAATGAAAAACGTCGTGCGGTACTGGCTGAATCGCGGTTTTGACGGAATTCGCGTTGACGCGGTTCGGTATTTAGTGGAAGAAACCGGTGCGGACGGTGCCTTCGGTGCGGATACGATCGATACGGCTGAGACGCACCGCTTTTTTGCAGAACTGCGCCGCGACGTGATAGATGCGTACGCACAGTTGGGATATCCCAAATGTATGGTTGCCGAAGCGAACATGCACGGCGACCGGACGCTGCTCGAATCCTATTTCGGCACACCGGAAGCGCCTGAGTTTTCAATGCTGTTCGATTTCGATTTTGCGGCGGCAGTGTATCAGATGGTAACGGGATTCGACTCGTTCGCTCCCGCGGCGGGGTTCATGAAAGAAACCGGCCGCAAACGGCTGCCCGCGCTCAGCGTGAAAGCCTGTTTTTTAAGTAATCACGACAATCCCGCCGACCGTCCGGCGAGCGTGTACGCAGAGCCAAATCGGCTTAAATTGGCGACTGCGATCAGTCTGCTGCTGCCGGCCGTTCCGTTTATCTATTACGGAAACGAAATTGCGCTCGAGAACGCTCCAGGCTATACGGGCATGCACGACATCAGGTTCCGGAACGCGTTCGATTTTGCGGAAGCGGAACGCCAGTGCTCAGTGCCCGATTCTCTGCTTGCGCTGCATCGCAGTCTGCTTGTGCTGCGCCGCGAACATCCGGCACTTCGCCGCGGAGATTTGGTGCCGCTTTATTCGCCGTATCGCGCGATTACCGCGTATTACGTAACTTTTGAAAAAGACGCGGCCGTCTGCGTGTTCAACAACGGGACGGAACCGCTGGAGGAGATTCCGCTGCATCCGGCGAACGGAACCGTTCCGAATTTCCGGTTCGCGTGCGCTTATTCTTCGGAACCGTCGGTTTCCCGTACGCTTGATGTCCGGCAATCAGAAAACGCTCGTCCGTACGCAGTGCTTTCCGGGCTGCCGGCGGCGGCTTTCGCCGTTTTCGTACCGATAACGAATTGCTGA
- a CDS encoding maltose ABC transporter substrate-binding protein, giving the protein MKKLITTVLLVLLAAGFVFAGGQGDSGKTVLKVWESEGPEKDFVLWAAAEFEKTHPDIKIVYEPVGSNDSRAKIELDGPAGVGADVFVAPHDHIGALINGGHVLPNTDPDFASTFIEAAVTGATYKGVVYGYPQAIETYALFYNKDIIANPPKTWAEIEKFGETWTDKSQNKFPIVWEVANAYYDYIFMGGFGALLFGPNGDDRSQHNINSAQAIEGLTYFQSLRKKLLDVPSADVSGDFCNSSFIEGKAAMYIVGPWKIDEFTKAKMNFGIVPIPVFPGQKNPPASFSGVRLAFVSAYSDHPEEAAEFAKFLTSKPILEKRYEMTQQIPPRKDITIDNQYSNGIMAQAKFASPMPTIPQMGTFWSAMNTAFASIWDGADVRENLKAAAAAMESAR; this is encoded by the coding sequence ATGAAAAAACTGATCACGACAGTTTTGCTGGTTCTGCTTGCAGCCGGTTTCGTCTTTGCAGGCGGACAGGGCGACAGCGGAAAAACCGTACTGAAAGTATGGGAATCGGAAGGTCCCGAAAAGGATTTCGTCCTGTGGGCTGCTGCCGAATTTGAAAAAACGCATCCCGACATCAAAATCGTGTACGAACCGGTCGGTTCAAACGATTCCCGTGCTAAAATCGAACTGGACGGTCCGGCCGGCGTCGGTGCGGACGTGTTCGTCGCGCCGCACGATCATATCGGCGCGCTGATCAACGGTGGGCACGTACTGCCGAATACGGATCCCGATTTCGCTTCAACGTTTATCGAAGCGGCGGTTACCGGAGCAACGTATAAAGGCGTCGTCTACGGTTATCCGCAGGCTATCGAAACGTACGCGCTGTTTTACAATAAGGATATCATTGCGAATCCGCCCAAAACCTGGGCTGAAATCGAAAAATTCGGGGAAACCTGGACCGATAAATCCCAGAATAAATTCCCGATCGTATGGGAAGTTGCGAACGCGTATTACGACTATATTTTCATGGGCGGATTCGGGGCACTGCTTTTCGGACCGAACGGCGACGATCGTTCCCAGCACAATATCAACAGTGCGCAGGCTATCGAAGGACTCACGTATTTCCAGAGTCTGCGTAAAAAACTGTTGGACGTTCCTTCGGCAGATGTGAGCGGCGACTTCTGCAACTCTTCGTTCATAGAAGGAAAAGCGGCGATGTACATCGTCGGGCCGTGGAAAATCGACGAATTCACTAAAGCGAAAATGAATTTCGGCATCGTTCCGATTCCCGTCTTCCCCGGTCAGAAAAATCCTCCGGCATCGTTCTCCGGTGTCCGCCTTGCGTTCGTCAGCGCCTATTCGGATCATCCCGAAGAAGCCGCCGAATTCGCAAAATTCCTGACTTCAAAACCGATTCTCGAAAAACGGTATGAAATGACGCAGCAGATTCCGCCCCGTAAGGATATCACGATCGATAATCAGTACAGCAACGGAATCATGGCTCAGGCAAAATTCGCTTCTCCGATGCCGACCATTCCCCAAATGGGTACGTTCTGGTCTGCAATGAACACTGCGTTCGCCAGCATTTGGGACGGCGCCGACGTTCGGGAAAACCTGAAAGCCGCCGCTGCCGCTATGGAAAGCGCACGCTGA